The Pseudomonas iranensis genome includes a window with the following:
- a CDS encoding DUF3565 domain-containing protein has translation METALLAAISMGRDLLHKNIERPSLAKQSRESDHNPDKRVSTITGFHQDEDGHWVVELSCGHTQHLRHQPPWQTRAWVLDPAQRIEKTGQPFACGWCAQGSVSANLGD, from the coding sequence ATGGAGACAGCCTTATTGGCGGCGATCAGCATGGGGCGAGACCTTTTGCATAAGAATATAGAAAGGCCAAGTTTAGCGAAGCAATCGCGTGAAAGCGACCACAACCCGGACAAACGGGTTTCGACCATCACCGGCTTCCATCAGGACGAAGATGGCCATTGGGTGGTCGAGCTTTCCTGTGGCCACACCCAGCACCTGCGCCACCAGCCGCCGTGGCAAACCCGCGCCTGGGTCCTCGATCCGGCGCAACGTATTGAAAAAACAGGTCAACCCTTTGCCTGCGGTTGGTGTGCACAAGGCTCGGTTAGCGCTAACCTTGGCGACTGA
- a CDS encoding FKBP-type peptidyl-prolyl cis-trans isomerase, whose product MLIAANKAVSIDYTLTNDAGEVIDSSAGGAPLVYLQGAGNIIPGLEKALEGKAVGDELKVAVEPEDAYGEYAAELVSTLSRSMFEGVDELEVGMQFHASAPDGQMQIVTIRDLDGDDVTVDGNHPLAGQRLNFEVKIVDIRDASQEEIAHGHVHGEGGHHH is encoded by the coding sequence ATGCTGATCGCCGCCAATAAGGCTGTCTCCATCGACTATACCCTGACCAACGACGCTGGTGAGGTCATCGACAGCTCCGCCGGCGGCGCTCCGCTGGTTTACCTGCAAGGCGCAGGCAACATCATCCCGGGCCTGGAAAAAGCCCTTGAAGGCAAAGCTGTCGGCGACGAGCTGAAAGTAGCCGTTGAGCCGGAAGATGCTTACGGTGAATACGCCGCTGAACTGGTCAGCACCCTGAGCCGCAGCATGTTCGAAGGCGTTGACGAGCTGGAAGTAGGCATGCAGTTCCACGCTTCGGCGCCGGACGGCCAGATGCAGATCGTCACCATCCGTGATCTGGACGGCGACGACGTCACCGTTGATGGCAACCACCCTCTGGCCGGTCAGCGCCTGAACTTCGAAGTGAAGATCGTTGATATCCGTGACGCCAGCCAGGAAGAAATCGCTCATGGTCACGTCCATGGCGAAGGTGGCCATCACCACTGA
- a CDS encoding glutathione peroxidase: MSAFHDLKLTALDGQELPLAPFKGQVVLVVNVASKCGLTPQYAALENLYQQYKDKGFAVLGLPCNQFAGQEPGSEKEIQEFCSLNYGVTFPLSSKLEVNGHERHQLYRLLAGEGAEFPGDITWNFEKFLLGKDGRVLARFSPRTAPDDPTVIAAIEKALA; the protein is encoded by the coding sequence ATGAGTGCTTTTCACGACCTTAAGTTGACAGCCCTGGATGGTCAGGAGCTACCGCTGGCGCCGTTCAAGGGCCAAGTCGTGCTGGTGGTCAACGTGGCCTCCAAATGCGGCTTGACCCCTCAGTACGCGGCACTGGAAAACCTCTACCAGCAATACAAAGATAAAGGCTTTGCTGTGCTGGGCCTGCCGTGCAACCAGTTTGCCGGTCAGGAGCCAGGCTCGGAGAAAGAAATCCAGGAGTTCTGCAGCCTCAACTATGGCGTGACCTTTCCGTTGTCGAGCAAGCTCGAAGTCAACGGCCACGAGCGGCATCAGTTGTATCGCCTGCTGGCGGGCGAGGGCGCCGAGTTTCCCGGTGACATCACCTGGAACTTCGAAAAATTTCTGCTCGGCAAGGACGGCCGGGTGCTGGCGCGGTTCTCGCCGCGCACCGCGCCGGATGATCCGACAGTGATTGCCGCGATCGAAAAAGCCTTAGCCTGA
- a CDS encoding NADH:flavin oxidoreductase — protein sequence MPVQALFKPFHLGALELPTRVVMAPMTRSFSPGGVPNSKVIEYYRRRAAAGVGLIITEGTTVGHIAANGYPNVPQFFGDAPLAGWKKVVDAVHAEGGKIVPQLWHVGSVRRLGTEPDASVPGYGPSEKLKDGQVVVHGMTKQDIQDVIAAFAQAAKDAQSIGMDGVEIHGAHGYLIDQFFWEGSNQRSDEYGGSLANRSRFAIELIQAVRAAVGEGFPIIFRFSQWKQQDYTARLVQTPEALGEFLKPLSDAGVDIFHCSTRRFWEPEFDGSDLNLAGWTRKLTGKPTITVGSVGLDGEFLQFMVNTDKVAQPASLENLLERLNKEEFDLVAVGRALLVDPDWAQKVREGREQDILPFSREALMTLV from the coding sequence ATGCCCGTTCAAGCCCTGTTCAAACCGTTCCATCTCGGTGCCCTCGAACTGCCGACCCGCGTGGTCATGGCGCCAATGACCCGCTCGTTTTCGCCGGGCGGTGTGCCGAATTCCAAAGTCATTGAGTACTATCGCCGTCGTGCGGCCGCCGGGGTTGGTCTGATCATCACCGAAGGCACCACCGTCGGCCACATCGCGGCCAACGGCTATCCTAACGTGCCGCAATTTTTCGGTGACGCGCCGCTCGCCGGCTGGAAAAAAGTTGTCGACGCCGTGCACGCCGAGGGCGGCAAGATCGTTCCGCAACTGTGGCATGTCGGCAGCGTACGCCGCCTCGGCACCGAGCCGGACGCCAGCGTGCCGGGCTACGGTCCGTCGGAAAAACTCAAGGACGGTCAGGTCGTGGTGCACGGCATGACTAAGCAGGACATCCAGGACGTGATCGCTGCGTTTGCCCAGGCTGCCAAAGATGCGCAAAGCATCGGCATGGATGGCGTGGAAATCCACGGCGCCCACGGCTATCTGATCGACCAGTTCTTCTGGGAAGGCAGCAATCAGCGCAGCGACGAATACGGTGGCAGCCTGGCCAACCGTTCGCGTTTTGCCATCGAATTGATTCAAGCAGTGCGCGCGGCTGTCGGTGAGGGTTTCCCGATCATCTTCCGCTTCTCGCAATGGAAGCAGCAGGATTACACCGCGCGTCTGGTGCAAACCCCCGAAGCGCTGGGCGAGTTTCTCAAGCCGCTGTCTGACGCTGGCGTGGACATTTTCCATTGCTCGACCCGACGCTTCTGGGAGCCGGAGTTCGACGGCTCGGATCTGAACCTCGCTGGCTGGACCCGCAAGCTGACCGGCAAACCGACCATCACCGTGGGCAGCGTCGGCCTGGACGGCGAGTTCTTGCAGTTCATGGTCAACACCGATAAAGTTGCGCAACCGGCCAGTCTGGAAAACCTGCTGGAGCGTCTGAACAAAGAAGAGTTTGACCTGGTAGCAGTGGGCCGCGCGCTGCTGGTCGATCCGGACTGGGCGCAGAAAGTCCGTGAAGGGCGTGAGCAGGACATTCTGCCGTTCAGTCGTGAGGCGTTGATGACCCTGGTCTAA
- a CDS encoding glycosyltransferase family 4 protein, giving the protein MASADTEVMTTALHITLISETFPPEINGVANTLGRLCEGLRARGHQVELVRPRQATDPQRSEDDALLLCRGWPLPGYPGLQWGQSSMHKLLRRWKRQRPDVLYIATEGPLGLSALRAARRLGIAVVSGFHTNFQQYTSQYGLGLLTRMLTHYLRWFHNRSAMTLVPSVSQRLELERRHFERLALLSRGVDSQLFHPSKRQSALREQWGLSDKDIAVIHVGRLAPEKNLGLLKRCFEGLRETYPQRHLKLIVVGDGPQRSALEKELPEAIFCGAQRGEALAAHYASGDLFVFPSLTETFGNVVLEALASGLGVVAYDQAAAAQHIRHGYNGVSAMPGDEQAFCEAAAWLLEEDERLRCVRLNARQHGSRQGWAAIIEQFEGYLRGACVGELVVPGAQTQP; this is encoded by the coding sequence ATGGCCTCAGCCGACACTGAGGTCATGACGACAGCTCTACATATCACCCTCATCAGCGAAACCTTCCCACCGGAAATCAACGGCGTGGCCAATACCCTTGGCCGCTTGTGCGAGGGTTTGCGCGCACGTGGGCATCAGGTGGAGCTTGTACGCCCGCGCCAGGCCACCGATCCGCAACGCAGCGAAGACGATGCGCTGTTGCTGTGTCGCGGATGGCCATTACCGGGCTATCCGGGGCTGCAATGGGGCCAGTCGTCGATGCATAAACTGCTGCGGCGCTGGAAACGTCAGCGGCCGGATGTGCTGTACATCGCCACGGAAGGCCCACTCGGGTTGTCGGCACTGCGCGCCGCACGGCGCCTGGGGATTGCGGTGGTGAGCGGTTTTCACACCAACTTCCAGCAATACACCAGCCAGTACGGCCTCGGCCTGCTGACGCGGATGCTCACTCATTACCTGCGCTGGTTTCACAATCGTTCGGCAATGACTCTGGTGCCGAGCGTCAGTCAGCGCCTGGAACTGGAGCGGCGGCATTTCGAGCGGCTGGCGTTGTTGTCGCGGGGCGTGGACAGCCAGTTGTTTCATCCGAGCAAACGTCAGAGCGCGTTGCGTGAGCAATGGGGACTCTCTGATAAAGATATCGCGGTCATCCACGTAGGAAGACTCGCCCCGGAGAAAAATCTGGGCCTGCTCAAACGCTGCTTTGAAGGTCTGCGCGAAACTTATCCACAGCGCCATCTGAAGCTGATCGTGGTCGGAGATGGCCCGCAGCGTTCAGCGCTGGAAAAAGAACTGCCGGAGGCGATCTTCTGCGGCGCGCAGCGGGGAGAAGCATTGGCGGCGCACTACGCCTCAGGGGATCTGTTCGTATTTCCCAGCCTGACCGAAACCTTCGGCAATGTGGTGCTGGAAGCCCTGGCTTCGGGACTCGGCGTCGTTGCCTATGATCAGGCAGCCGCGGCGCAGCATATTCGCCACGGCTACAACGGCGTGTCAGCCATGCCCGGCGATGAGCAGGCGTTTTGCGAAGCGGCGGCGTGGTTACTGGAGGAGGATGAGCGGTTGCGCTGTGTGCGGCTGAATGCGCGGCAGCATGGCAGTCGCCAGGGCTGGGCAGCGATTATCGAGCAGTTCGAGGGGTATTTGCGTGGGGCTTGTGTGGGGGAGCTGGTGGTGCCTGGGGCGCAGACACAACCTTAG
- the cysZ gene encoding sulfate transporter CysZ produces MPAPVLSGPQYLREGLKLVLSPGLRLFVLLPLAINLVLFVGLIYLAGHQFSLWVDTLMPSLPEWLSFLSYILWPLFVVLVALMVFFTFTMLANIIAAPFNGFLAEKVEVVVRGTDDFPAFSWGELIAMIPRTLSREMRKLGYFLPRAIGLFILSFIPVVNIVAAPLWLLFGVWMMAIQYIDYPADNHKLGWNEMLAWLRQKRWQSMSFGGIVYLVLLIPVVNILMMPAAVAGATLFWVRERGAENLVIQH; encoded by the coding sequence ATGCCCGCCCCTGTTCTGTCCGGCCCGCAATACCTGCGCGAAGGCCTCAAACTGGTCCTGAGCCCTGGCCTGCGCCTGTTCGTGTTGTTGCCGCTGGCGATCAACCTGGTGCTGTTCGTCGGATTGATCTATCTGGCCGGCCACCAGTTCAGCCTGTGGGTCGACACGCTGATGCCGTCGTTGCCTGAATGGCTGAGTTTCCTCAGCTATATCCTCTGGCCGCTGTTCGTGGTCCTGGTGGCCTTGATGGTGTTTTTCACCTTCACCATGCTCGCCAACATCATTGCCGCACCGTTCAACGGCTTCCTCGCGGAGAAAGTCGAAGTGGTGGTGCGCGGCACCGATGATTTCCCGGCGTTCAGTTGGGGCGAACTGATCGCGATGATCCCGCGCACCCTATCCCGGGAAATGCGCAAGCTCGGCTACTTCCTGCCGCGCGCCATCGGCCTGTTCATCCTGTCGTTCATCCCAGTGGTGAATATCGTCGCCGCGCCGTTATGGCTGCTGTTCGGCGTGTGGATGATGGCCATCCAGTACATCGACTACCCGGCGGACAACCACAAACTCGGCTGGAACGAGATGCTCGCCTGGCTGCGGCAGAAGCGCTGGCAGAGCATGAGTTTTGGCGGGATCGTCTATCTGGTGTTGCTGATTCCGGTGGTCAACATCCTGATGATGCCGGCGGCGGTAGCCGGGGCGACGTTGTTCTGGGTGCGTGAACGTGGTGCCGAAAATCTGGTGATCCAGCACTGA
- the trxB gene encoding thioredoxin-disulfide reductase, with translation MSEVRHSRVIILGSGPAGYSAAVYAARANLKPLLITGMQAGGQLTTTTEVDNWPGDVHGLTGPVLMERMREHAERFETEIVFDHINAVDFAAKPYTLTGDSAVYTCDALIIATGASARYLGLPSEEAFMGKGVSACATCDGFFYRNKPVAVVGGGNTAVEEALYLANIASTVTLIHRRETFRAEKILIDKLNARVAEGKIILKLNANLDEVLGDNMGVTGARLRNNDGSFDEIKVDGVFIAIGHTPNTSLFEGQLTLKDGYLVVQGGREGNATATSVEGIFAAGDVADHVYRQAITSAGAGCMAALDTERYLDGLQNATF, from the coding sequence ATGTCTGAAGTCCGTCATTCGCGAGTGATCATTCTCGGTTCCGGCCCCGCCGGCTACAGCGCTGCGGTCTACGCGGCCCGCGCCAACCTCAAGCCACTTCTGATCACCGGCATGCAGGCCGGCGGTCAACTGACTACCACCACCGAAGTCGACAACTGGCCGGGTGATGTTCATGGTCTGACCGGCCCGGTGCTGATGGAGCGCATGCGCGAGCACGCCGAGCGTTTTGAGACCGAGATCGTTTTCGATCATATCAACGCCGTGGACTTCGCTGCCAAGCCGTACACCCTGACCGGCGACAGCGCGGTTTACACCTGTGATGCGCTGATCATCGCTACCGGTGCCAGCGCCCGTTACCTGGGCCTGCCGTCGGAAGAAGCGTTCATGGGCAAAGGCGTGTCGGCCTGCGCGACCTGCGACGGTTTCTTCTACCGCAACAAGCCGGTCGCTGTGGTTGGCGGTGGCAACACCGCTGTCGAAGAAGCGCTGTACCTGGCCAATATCGCCAGCACCGTGACTCTGATTCACCGTCGCGAAACCTTCCGCGCCGAGAAGATCCTGATCGACAAGCTCAACGCCCGTGTGGCTGAAGGCAAGATTATCCTCAAGTTGAACGCCAACCTGGACGAAGTCCTCGGCGACAACATGGGCGTCACCGGTGCGCGTCTGCGCAATAACGATGGCAGCTTCGACGAAATCAAAGTCGACGGCGTGTTCATCGCCATCGGCCACACCCCGAACACTTCGCTGTTCGAAGGCCAGTTGACCCTGAAAGACGGTTACCTGGTTGTGCAGGGCGGCCGCGAAGGCAATGCGACGGCCACCAGCGTCGAAGGCATCTTCGCTGCCGGTGACGTGGCTGACCACGTTTACCGTCAGGCCATCACCTCGGCCGGCGCCGGTTGCATGGCGGCACTGGATACCGAGCGCTACCTGGACGGCCTGCAGAACGCCACGTTCTAA
- a CDS encoding HopJ type III effector protein produces the protein MTDLNTLRASLKSGEHAFADTLAFIAAGYDYQPQAFNNGGVENAEGQNEGSCKTLGLALLEGLSDEEALLAFGEHYRSVLATPEGSDHGNIRALIKHGLAGVKFTAQPLTRR, from the coding sequence ATGACTGATCTGAACACCCTGCGCGCCAGCCTCAAGAGTGGCGAGCATGCTTTCGCCGACACCCTGGCGTTCATCGCCGCCGGTTACGACTACCAGCCGCAAGCATTCAACAACGGCGGCGTGGAAAACGCTGAAGGGCAGAACGAAGGCTCCTGCAAGACCCTGGGTCTGGCACTGCTGGAAGGTCTGAGCGATGAAGAAGCGCTGCTGGCGTTCGGCGAGCATTACCGTTCGGTGCTGGCGACGCCTGAGGGCAGCGATCACGGTAATATTCGCGCGTTGATCAAGCACGGCCTGGCCGGGGTGAAATTCACCGCACAACCCCTGACCCGCCGCTAA
- a CDS encoding DUF1244 domain-containing protein — MTDQQRLELEAAAFRRLVAHLDSRKDVQNIDLMNLAGFCRNCLSKWYKAEADQRQIEVSLDDAREVVYGMPYAEWKAQYQQEASAEQQAAFAKGKPND, encoded by the coding sequence ATGACTGATCAACAACGCCTGGAACTCGAAGCCGCCGCCTTTCGCCGACTGGTCGCCCACCTCGACAGCCGCAAGGACGTGCAGAACATCGACCTGATGAACCTTGCCGGGTTCTGCCGCAACTGCCTGTCGAAGTGGTACAAGGCCGAAGCCGACCAACGCCAGATCGAGGTCAGCCTCGATGACGCCCGCGAAGTGGTGTACGGCATGCCCTACGCCGAGTGGAAAGCCCAATACCAGCAAGAAGCCAGCGCCGAACAGCAAGCGGCGTTTGCCAAAGGAAAACCCAATGACTGA
- the folX gene encoding dihydroneopterin triphosphate 2'-epimerase has protein sequence MPQLQPGMARIRVKDLRLRTFIGINEDEILNKQDVLINLTILYAAQEAVRDNDIDHALNYRTITKAIIAHVEGNRFALLERLTQELLDLVMTNASVLYAEVEVDKPHALRFAESVSITLAASR, from the coding sequence ATGCCACAACTTCAACCGGGAATGGCGCGCATCCGGGTCAAGGATCTGCGCCTGCGCACCTTTATCGGCATCAACGAGGACGAAATCCTCAACAAGCAGGATGTGCTGATCAACCTGACCATTCTGTACGCAGCGCAGGAGGCGGTGCGTGACAACGACATCGACCACGCGCTGAATTACCGCACCATCACCAAAGCGATCATCGCCCACGTCGAAGGTAACCGCTTCGCGCTGCTCGAACGCCTGACCCAGGAATTGCTCGACCTGGTGATGACCAATGCATCGGTGCTGTACGCCGAAGTCGAAGTCGACAAACCGCACGCCCTGCGCTTCGCCGAGTCGGTATCGATTACGCTCGCGGCGAGCCGCTAG
- the folM gene encoding dihydromonapterin reductase: MPDSAAPILITGAGQRVGLHCAQRLIEDGHPLIFTYRTERPGVQALRDLGATALFADFSSEAGILAFIDALKAHTDSLRAVVHNASEWLAETQGSEAQAFNRMFNIHMLAPYLINLHCAELLQHSTPADIIHISDDVTRKGSSKHIGYCASKAGLDSLTLSFAARFAPAIKVNGIAPALLLFNPDDDAAYRAKALAKSALGIEPGSEVIYQSLRYLLDNPYVTGTTLTVNGGRHVK; this comes from the coding sequence ATGCCAGATTCCGCAGCCCCGATCCTCATCACCGGCGCCGGCCAGCGTGTCGGTTTGCACTGCGCGCAGCGCTTGATCGAGGACGGCCACCCGCTGATTTTCACCTACCGCACCGAGCGACCGGGCGTGCAGGCACTTCGCGATCTTGGCGCGACAGCGCTGTTCGCGGACTTTTCCAGCGAGGCCGGGATTCTTGCCTTCATCGACGCGCTGAAAGCCCACACCGACAGCTTGCGCGCCGTCGTGCACAACGCCTCCGAATGGCTGGCAGAAACCCAGGGCAGCGAAGCACAAGCCTTCAATCGCATGTTCAACATTCACATGCTCGCGCCTTACCTGATCAACCTGCACTGCGCCGAGTTGCTGCAGCATTCAACGCCAGCCGACATCATCCACATCAGTGACGACGTCACCCGCAAAGGCAGCAGCAAACACATCGGTTATTGCGCCAGCAAGGCCGGGCTCGACAGTCTGACCCTGTCGTTTGCCGCGCGCTTTGCGCCGGCCATCAAGGTCAACGGCATCGCTCCGGCGCTGTTATTGTTCAACCCCGACGATGACGCGGCGTACCGCGCCAAGGCACTGGCCAAGTCCGCCTTGGGTATCGAGCCCGGCAGCGAGGTGATCTACCAGAGCCTGCGCTATCTGCTCGACAATCCCTATGTCACCGGCACGACCCTCACCGTCAACGGCGGACGGCACGTCAAATAG
- a CDS encoding antibiotic biosynthesis monooxygenase: MSTSPVTLMVARRVADGRYHDLIAWLREGEQLATDFPGYLGSGVLAPPPGDNEFQIIFRFVDEQTLHAWEYSASRTAWLNRGSDLFEHPKEHRVSGIEGWFGATGQRPPRWKQAVAIWLAFFPVSLIFNFILGPLLAELSLLPRILIGTACLTPLMVYFFIPLSTRLLANWLNSTPTRPLAGAPSAQNR; this comes from the coding sequence ATGTCTACTTCCCCCGTTACGTTGATGGTAGCGCGTCGCGTCGCTGATGGCCGCTATCACGATCTCATTGCATGGTTGCGCGAAGGCGAGCAACTGGCCACCGACTTCCCCGGCTACCTGGGCTCCGGCGTCCTTGCGCCACCGCCCGGTGACAACGAATTCCAGATTATCTTCCGATTTGTCGATGAGCAGACCCTGCATGCGTGGGAATACTCGGCGTCGCGTACCGCCTGGCTTAACCGCGGCAGCGATTTGTTCGAACATCCCAAAGAGCACCGGGTCAGCGGCATTGAAGGCTGGTTTGGTGCGACCGGACAACGTCCACCGCGCTGGAAACAGGCCGTGGCGATCTGGCTGGCGTTTTTCCCGGTGTCGCTGATTTTCAACTTTATCCTCGGCCCGCTGCTGGCTGAGTTGAGCCTGTTGCCGCGGATATTGATCGGCACGGCGTGCCTGACGCCGCTGATGGTGTATTTCTTCATCCCGTTGTCGACGCGCCTGCTGGCGAACTGGTTGAACAGCACGCCGACGCGGCCATTGGCTGGCGCACCGTCGGCGCAGAATCGCTGA
- a CDS encoding MerR family transcriptional regulator, whose translation MPVITDTRPASTAPGTLEREELFPIREVARLTGVNPVTLRAWERRYGLIQPTRTESGHRLYSMNDIERVRSIVDWIDRGVAVSKVGKILAKTEPLKVLANFIPDDHVQADYKQWQEQVQQAVSEFDDQQLDRVYGQIFSSYTLPVVFEAIIMPLWRQLLQRQDAFGQTSEWLFLDGFLRARVLQRIIMLRGAQPRRVVVSALAGQCRELELLVAALFLSGNDSGVRVLTTGQPFDELTLVCEKVKPDALVLFSNHAPGTELPRRLNRLALSLDCQLMLAGDASELAEDSLAGSSVACLGNEGATMRQRMKQFMAGKLDT comes from the coding sequence ATGCCTGTAATCACGGATACTCGCCCGGCCTCAACAGCACCCGGCACGCTCGAACGCGAAGAGCTGTTCCCCATCCGCGAAGTGGCGCGCCTCACCGGCGTCAATCCGGTGACCCTGCGGGCCTGGGAGCGTCGCTACGGATTGATCCAGCCGACCCGCACCGAAAGCGGGCATCGTTTGTATTCCATGAACGATATCGAGCGTGTTCGCAGCATCGTCGACTGGATCGATCGCGGCGTGGCCGTGAGCAAAGTCGGCAAGATCCTGGCGAAAACAGAGCCTCTGAAGGTGCTGGCAAACTTTATCCCCGATGATCATGTGCAGGCCGATTACAAGCAATGGCAGGAGCAGGTTCAGCAGGCGGTCAGTGAGTTCGACGATCAGCAGCTGGATCGCGTCTACGGACAGATTTTCTCGTCGTACACGCTGCCAGTGGTGTTCGAAGCCATCATCATGCCGTTGTGGCGGCAATTGCTGCAGCGCCAGGACGCTTTCGGGCAAACCAGCGAATGGTTGTTTCTCGACGGATTTCTCAGGGCGCGCGTGCTGCAGCGCATCATCATGCTGCGGGGGGCTCAACCGCGCCGGGTGGTCGTCAGTGCGCTTGCGGGGCAATGCAGAGAGCTTGAGTTGCTGGTCGCGGCGCTGTTTCTCAGCGGCAACGATTCTGGCGTGCGGGTGCTGACCACGGGCCAGCCTTTCGATGAATTGACGCTGGTCTGCGAAAAGGTCAAGCCTGACGCACTTGTGCTGTTTTCCAATCATGCCCCCGGCACAGAGCTGCCCCGACGCCTGAATCGTCTGGCACTGAGCCTCGACTGTCAGTTGATGCTGGCCGGCGATGCCTCGGAACTGGCCGAAGACAGCCTGGCCGGTTCTTCGGTGGCCTGCCTCGGTAACGAGGGCGCGACAATGCGCCAGCGCATGAAACAATTCATGGCAGGCAAACTGGATACCTGA
- a CDS encoding PAS domain-containing protein, which produces MINASLLQMVINASNDGIVVAEKEGEQDNILIYVNPAFERMTGYSSEEILYQDCRFLQAGDRDQPSLQLIRETLREGGSCREILRNYRKDGTPFWNELSLSTIKNADDGQTYFIGVQKDVTLQVKAQQRVAQLEAQVAALQSELATLKATNGANKTAN; this is translated from the coding sequence ATGATCAACGCCAGCCTGCTGCAAATGGTGATCAACGCGTCGAATGACGGAATCGTGGTCGCTGAAAAAGAAGGCGAGCAGGACAACATCCTTATTTACGTCAACCCTGCCTTCGAGCGCATGACCGGTTACAGCAGTGAGGAAATCCTCTACCAGGACTGTCGTTTTTTGCAGGCGGGAGACCGTGATCAACCAAGCCTGCAGCTGATTCGCGAGACATTGCGTGAAGGCGGTTCCTGCCGGGAAATCCTGCGCAACTATCGCAAGGATGGCACGCCGTTCTGGAACGAATTGTCATTGTCGACGATAAAAAACGCCGATGACGGGCAGACTTATTTCATCGGCGTGCAAAAAGATGTAACGCTTCAGGTCAAGGCGCAGCAGCGGGTTGCGCAGCTGGAAGCACAAGTGGCAGCGCTGCAAAGCGAGCTAGCGACGTTGAAAGCGACGAACGGCGCAAACAAAACCGCGAACTGA
- a CDS encoding flavodoxin: MKVAILSGSVYGTAEEVARHAQNLLKAAGFETFYNSRAALADIQAFGPEALLAVTSTTGMGELPDNLQPLYSTLRDQLPASLRGLPGAVIALGDASYGDTFCGGGEQMRELFAELGVNEVQEMLRIDASESVTPETDAEPWLAQLIEALKG, encoded by the coding sequence ATGAAAGTCGCCATCCTCTCAGGTTCAGTCTACGGCACCGCCGAAGAAGTCGCCCGCCACGCCCAGAACCTGCTGAAAGCCGCCGGCTTTGAAACCTTCTACAACTCGCGCGCCGCGTTGGCCGATATTCAGGCGTTCGGTCCCGAGGCCCTTCTGGCTGTGACTTCGACCACTGGCATGGGCGAGCTGCCGGACAACCTGCAACCGTTGTATTCGACCCTGCGCGACCAGTTGCCTGCTTCGTTGCGCGGCCTGCCCGGCGCGGTGATCGCCCTCGGTGATGCCAGCTATGGCGACACCTTCTGCGGCGGTGGCGAGCAGATGCGCGAACTGTTTGCCGAACTGGGGGTAAACGAGGTTCAGGAAATGCTGCGCATCGACGCCAGCGAAAGCGTCACGCCGGAAACCGATGCCGAGCCGTGGCTGGCGCAGTTGATTGAAGCGCTCAAGGGCTGA
- a CDS encoding class II aldolase/adducin family protein, translating to MSVAPVQSSPNVKDQVSAAEWQTRVDLAACYRLVALHGWDDLIFTHISAKVPGTEDFLINPFGLMFHEITASSLVKVDQAGNKLMDSPYEINPAGYTIHSAVHEVRHDVVCVLHTHTASGVAVSAQKQGVLPISQQSLFVLSSLAYHAYEGVALNHEEKARLQADLGDNSFLMLHNHGLLTCGGTIADTFLMMFTFQRACDIQVMAQTGGAELIAIEPQILAGAKAMIAGVTKSAQGMGGALAWPALLRKLDLQDPGYKF from the coding sequence GTGAGCGTAGCCCCCGTCCAATCGTCGCCGAACGTCAAAGATCAGGTCAGCGCTGCCGAGTGGCAGACCCGTGTCGATCTGGCCGCCTGTTATCGCCTGGTCGCGCTGCACGGCTGGGACGATCTGATCTTCACGCATATCTCGGCCAAGGTGCCCGGCACCGAAGATTTCCTGATCAATCCGTTTGGCCTGATGTTCCACGAGATCACCGCGTCAAGCCTGGTGAAAGTCGATCAGGCTGGCAACAAACTCATGGACAGTCCCTACGAAATAAACCCCGCCGGTTACACCATCCACAGTGCCGTTCACGAAGTGCGCCACGATGTAGTTTGCGTGCTGCATACACACACCGCGTCAGGCGTTGCGGTGTCGGCGCAAAAGCAGGGGGTGTTGCCGATCAGTCAGCAATCACTGTTCGTGTTGTCGAGCCTGGCCTATCACGCCTACGAGGGCGTGGCCCTGAATCATGAAGAAAAGGCGCGCCTGCAGGCCGACCTCGGCGACAACAGTTTCCTCATGCTGCACAACCACGGTCTGCTCACCTGCGGCGGCACGATCGCCGACACTTTTCTGATGATGTTCACCTTCCAGCGTGCCTGCGACATTCAGGTCATGGCGCAGACTGGAGGGGCCGAACTGATCGCCATCGAACCGCAGATTCTCGCCGGCGCCAAGGCAATGATTGCCGGCGTCACCAAGAGCGCTCAAGGCATGGGCGGCGCGCTGGCGTGGCCGGCGCTGCTGCGCAAACTCGACCTGCAGGATCCGGGGTATAAATTCTAA